The nucleotide window TTGTCGGTGGCCCCCTCCCCGTGGCGGCAGAGCCCGGGGAGCCCCGCAGAGCCCGCTGACCCCTGGTCACCCGCAGGCGTGCCCCATGAACAGCCACGTGCCCGGCCGCAGCGGGCGCTCCGTGCAGGAGATCTGGGAGGATTTCTCCCTCAGCTTCACCCCCGCCGTCCGCGAGGTCGTGGAGTTCGCCAAGCACATTCCCGGCTTCCAGGCGCTCTCCCAGCACGACCAGGTCACCCTGCTCAAGGCTGGCACCTTTGAGGTACGTCCCGGAATGACAAGGACTCGATGGACGCTGTGGTGCCCCATAGAGTGACAGGGTGCCCCATGGCATTGCACGGTGCTCCATGGACTGGCATGGAGCCCCAGAGCATGGGAAGAGTGGCCCAGAACATGGCAGGAGTCCTGTGGCATTGCAGTGCCCCACATTTGGGAGCCACGGTGGCCATGGCATTGCCTGGTgcctcacagcactgcagtgcccCACATTTGGGATCTGTGGCACAGAGCACCGTGTCCCTGTCATGGCACAGTGCCCTGTGGACTGGCatggagccctgcagcactgcagtgcttcACAAATAGGAGTTGTGGTATGCAGCACAGTGCTCCTGGCATTATACAGTACCCCATGGCACTGCAGTGCCACATTTTGGGAACTGTGCAATGGAACACGATGCCCCTGGCATGGCACGGGTACCCCACATTTGGGAATCACGGACTGACACAAAGCCTCGTGCCACTGCCCAGTGTCCCATGACATTGTAATGCCCCACATTTGGTGGCATGAAACACAGTGCCCCTGACACAGCACAGTACCCATGGCATGCTACCCACATTTGGTAGCCACAATATGGATCATGGAGCCCATGGCATGGCACAATGCCCCTGGCATTGCCTGGTGCCCCATGGCACGGCAATGGCCCACATTTGGGAGCTGTGGCATGGACACTGATGTCCCTGGCACGAAGCACAGTGCCTGTGGCTCTGCCCGGTGCCCCGTCCCATATCCTGCCCCCCGCCCACAGGTGCTGATGGTTCGCTTTGCGTCGCTGTTCGACGTGAAGGAGCAGACGGTGACGTTCATGAGCCGCACGCGGTAcgggctggaggagctctgggcCATGGGCATGGGAGACCTGCTGGGGGCCATGTTCGACTTCAGCGAGAAGCTCAGCGCCCTCGAGCTCAGTGACGAGGAGCTGGGGCTCTTCACCGCCGTGGTCCTCGTCTCAGCAGGTGGGCaaaggagggtttggggggagattgaggggtttggggctgggatcaggggCTTAGTGGGGTGTCAGGTGCATTCAGGGAAGGGAGTGGGGTGACAAGGGTGGCATTGAGGGAACATCCCAGGGTTCAGTGCTGGGATCAGGGTGATGCTAAGGTGGTATcggggggttttggggtggaaCTGGGGTgtctcctcccctgctcctgacCCCCTGTCCTCCCCAGACCGCTCGGGTATGGAGGACACGGCATcagtggagcagctgcaggagacgCTGCTGCGGGCCCTGCGGGCCCTCGTGCTGAAGACACGCCCGGCTGAGACCTCGCGCTTCaccaaactgctgctgaagctgccGGACCTGCGCACCCTCAACAACCTCCACTCCGAGAAGCTGCTCTCCTTCCGCATCGATGCCCAGTAGTgccccccgggcccccccgcGCACCCCTGTACATACACCACAGCGGGGGGACACACAGACTTCCCCCTTCCCCCGCCCCGGGGCAGCACCGACCCCGTGGCGCCCGTCGGACTCGCAGGGATTCACCCCAAGGTGGGCGCCAGGATGCTGggacccccccaccccaaatcgGGCACCGCCCCCACGGCTCCGCTGGCAGCGCCGGGGGGGTCCCCTCGCCCCAACACCCCCGTTCTGGCGGCCGGGGGTGGGACACAGAGGCTGGATCCAGCCGCGCTGGGGGGGGTGGGTCTGAGGGGGGAgggggtttggttggttggtttttttttcatcatatatttattacataaatatatagTAAAATAGACCAGCAACAATTAccataaaaatatctttctttaaaATCCTGACCAAAACACAAAAGGGTTTAAAATCGCACGTCACAGACTGTGATTGTCACGGGGGCTCCGCGGCCCCCCCCCCGGCCCGCGCCCCTACATTCAGCGACGCCGGCCGCGGCCCCCCCGGCACCCTGCATAGTGGGGGGACCCCGCGTGGGGcgcgccgagccgagccgggccgtgccggggctgtgctgggccagctGCCGGCCGGGCTCGACGCCCacgggcaggggcagctccGGGAGCCATGAGGTATGTGCTtggggggggacacggggggcgCGGGGACGGGGGACGCGGGGCGGGGGGTGGCCCGGGGGAGGTGGCGCAGGGGTGGGGGGCACCGGTGTGGCCCCCCGGGACCGACGCTGGATGCTGGACGTGCGATGGCGACGCGAGACGGAGACGCGGGGACGGCCcggggggggcgcggggggagTACAGGGTGTGGGTGGGGGCGTGCGGGGGGGGGCAGCGGgtggggggtgccgggctgagcccccccaCCCCGGGACAAGCTGCCCCAGGGCCCCGTGTGGCCGCTCTGGGGGAATCACGGGGGCTGATTAAGACACGTCCCGCGACAGCGCTGCCGTGTCGCGACAGGAGCGCGCGGCGTCACACGGGCTGTGCGCGGGAACAcgcgggcagcgcggggccacggcaccggcaccggcaccggcaccgcaaCGACATGGCACGGCcacggcaccggcaccggcaccggcacggCTCCTCCGCGCCGTCATTGCACCAACAGGAGATGCCATGGCACTGACACGGCACGGCCACGGCACCAACGCGCGTGGCCGTGGCACCGGCATTGCACCAACGTGCCGCCTCGCACCGGCACCGACATGGCACGGCCACGGCGCTGGCACAGCACCGGCACGGTCACGGCACCGACATGGCACGGCCACGGCACCGGCACGGCCACAACAGCACCGGGCGCGGGGGGCATCACCCGGGTGCCGCAGCCCCGCCCGTGGCCCGAAGGCACGTGTTGGGACCGGTGCTGCCAGGGGTGGGGGGCGAACCCCCAAACCCTGCGCCCCCCATGTGCGGGCGTTAGTGTTCGGCTCCTATTGCACCGCCCGCGGCCGGTGCTGCCGGGACCCCCGAGCCGGGACCCCCGAGCCGGGACCCCCGAGCCGGGCACCCGGGTGGGGGTTTAAGACATTTTGCACCAAGGTCAAATCCGGCGCTGGTATTTGGGGATGGGGGGCAGGCGCCCCCCACCCACGGCACCCTGGGGTGCCACAGCCCCGCTGTGCCCCCCAACCCAGCTGCAGGGGGTCTGGCGGGGCCCCCCCACCCCGAAATGACCCCCATGGTTGGGGGAGTCTTGGGTGTGGggggagcccagcccggccccctGTGCCTGTGGGGGGACGTGTCTGGTGTtgggattttctgcttttaaacgACCcgtaaaaagattttttttttttaattacaaaaattatatattttatatatatttatatatatatatatatatattagctTAGGTGGGTCCGGCCTGCCTCGCCGGCCCCCCCCCGGCCCGCACCCCCCCTCGGCCTCCGCCTGAGGTAAGAAAAAATTCACAAACCTAAATGTGGGGGGGGGGGGTAAAAAGGTGATAAAACCATTCCCGGGTGCCCCCTCGCAGCTGTGCTCCCCCCCCCCAAGCCCCCTATGGGACTCCCCCTGCCGGCCCCCGCCTCAGCCCGGCCCCCCCGGCAGCACTGGGGGGCGGTTGGGGGGTGCAGCCCCCCCaaagtgctggtgccagggggATGGGGCAGTAGTGCAGTGGGGGATCCCGGGGGGGCACCCACTGCCCCCCCGCCGGCGCCTCCAGGGCCTTTGCAACTCCTGACGGACACGACAAAACCCACGAGGACGaggggaaaaacaacaaaaaaaaaaggacaacgGAAAAGttggggggggtttgggggggagTGGCCCCCCCCCAGTGTCCTGCAGCGCCCACCATCCACGGCGCTTGGCACAAAATTGTCTCCTCTCAGCtcaaaaaaaagacaagagaacccccaaaaccccaaatctggcCCCAAATTTGGGGATAAGGGAGGGACACAGGGTGGTCACCCCAGCCGGGGCAGACCCAGTGGGCTGGGGGGGgtcctccagccctgcaccccgATGGGCTGGGTCCCCCTCACCACTGCTGTgccccccctgtgcccccaccctgctgtgggggggggaggggggtcCTGACCCCCACTTTGCTATGGGGGGCTCCTGGCCCTCACCCCACTATGGGGGATGGGggtcccagcccctgccctgctaTGGGGGGGGGGTCCTggcccccaccccagccccccAAATTGCTGCCCGGCCAAAAGTGCATATGGCCACGGCCCCCCAGCCGAGgcagcctctccctgtgcagcccagagccccctcctctcctccctgctcttcctcctcctcctcctcctcctcctccttccaaaGTGCAGTTAGTTTAATATTTTAGCCTctcagggagggaaataaatgcttaaaaaataataatctacGAAGAGAAGGACAATAAAGGGAACGCTCGACCGTCGGGGCCCTTCCCtgtgcaaacaaacaaaattcgTCAAGTCCTGGGgcggggtgggggtgggggtggctgttggggggcacagcaggacccCCACCCTGGGCGCAGCATCCCCTTGTCCTTACAGGGGGACGAGAAAGATTTGAGGGGGGGCCAGAATGGGGTTGtgggggcacagggtgggggGTGTCAGCCCTACACCTCCTGGTCCTCGAAGACCTCGAGGAAGAGGGGGGGGAAGAGCTCGGTGGGACACTCCACCTTCATGTGCAGGAAGCGGCTGGCGTGGCAGGCGCCGATCATCCGCAGATCCGTCACCTTCATCAGCAGCTTGGGCCAGAAGTGGGGAATGTTGTGTTTGCGGTAGTTGATGTAGTGCTCAAAGGCCAGCAGATACGTCTCCTGGCACTTCTCGATCTTCTCCACGCAGATCAGCCCCGTCCGGTCTGCAGGAAGCAGGGAATCACCATCAGGGcaaacacagaatggtttgtgtggCAAGGAaacccagtcccacccctgccatgggcagggacgTGTTAACCCTACCCCAGGTTGCTTTAAGCCCCACGcatcctggccttggacatttccaaggatggggcagccacagcttctctgggcaatcagtgccagggcctcaccactctcaGAGAGAGGAGCctcttcccaatatcccatcatAATCTCCCTTTTTTAGTTTAAACCTCTCCTTGTTGTGCTGGCATTCTCTGCCCATGGAAGAGTCCCTCTCCCAGTCCAGCATCTGCAGGGATTCTCCCTCCCACAGGGCTGAGTGTCCCCCTGTGTGTTGGGGTGCCCACCCTACAGACCCACATCAGTCTGGCAGGGGTCCCCAGGGGACCATGATCCTCAGCCTGTGCTCCTTGGTACCAGGAACTGGGGTGCCCACCTCATGCTCCTGGaacccctcccagcctggcacagctgcctgaaGCTCTGGGAATTGGGGTGCCCACCctaatccaccccaaatccaggggGGCATGGTTTCCCAGCCAACATAGCCTGAAGATGTTGGGGGGCTCTGGTGTCAGAGTGCCCACCCTACACACCCCGGGACAGTGAGGGCTCTGGGCTTAGGATTACCCACCCAATGCACCTCCAAATGATGGGGACTCTGGCATCGGGGTGCCCACCCAACACACCCCCAGGACAGTGAGGGCTCTGGGCTTTGGAGTGCCCACTCAATGCACCTCCAAATGCTGGGGGTGGTGGGCAATGGGGTGCCAACATAACAATCCCCATGGACAGCCTCTGGGCATGGGGGTGCCCACCCAACTCCCCCTGAAGCTGCTGGGGACCTCTGGCATCAGGGTGCCCACTCAACACCTCCCCAGGACAGTGAGAACTCTGAGCATCAGGGTGCCCACCCAACACCTCCCCAGGACAGTGAGAACTCTGAGCATTGGGGTGCCCACCCAATACCTCCCCAGGACAGTGAGAACTCTGAGCATCAGGGTGCCCACCCAACACCTCCCCAGGACAGTGAGAACTCTGAGCACTGGGGTGCCCACCCAACACCTCCCCAGGACAGTGAGAACTCTGAGCATTGGGGTGCCCACCCAACACCTCCCCAGGACAGTGAGAACTCTGAGCATTGGGGTGCCCACCCACCACACCCTCCAAttccctgggcactggggcgtccaccccatcccacccatcACCCACTACCTGAGGAcatgagcagcacagcctggagcagggccaCCTCGGTGTCGTCCAGGTTGAAGGCAGAGAGGGACTTGCCCAGGTCGAAGATGGCATCGGAGACGACGCCGAGGCCGCCGTTCTTGAGCTGCTCCCGTTTCACCGCCATCTCCCCGCTCAGCGTCAGCGTCTCGCTCTCGGGGTCGTAGCGCACGGCCGCCCGCAGCGACATGATCTCCATGCAGCACCCCTTCAGCAGGATGATCTGGTCCTCGCAAGGCAGCTGGGGGGGCACATGGGGGaagttttggggggtttggtgTGATCAGACACTGGGCAGACAACCCCAGACCTCCCAAAGTCCCCAGGCTGCTGTTACCTCTGAAAACATGGGCAGTTTTTTGGCAAAGTCGACCACGCGGGTGATGGCCGGGGTGATGATTTTTGTAAACTCGCTGAATGCCTCCAGGTCGACTTTGTCCCCGTCGGGCATGGAGGCCATGGGGGACTGGCCGATGTCCTCAGGCTGTGGGGGACATGGTGGTGTTGGGGAGGTGTGATGTCACCCTGTGCCCCCTGGGACCACCATGGTGGCATTGGGGCGTACAGTGTGACCGTGTCACCCCTGGCACCCCCACGGCTGACGGGGCATTGGGGTGTGGTGGacagtggggtttggggtgcagtgtGACTGTCACCCTCTGGGACCCCCACGGTGGGCAGTGGGGTTGGAAGAGTGGTGAGACCATGTCCCACCTTGGGACACCCACAGTGGACAGTGGTGTTAAGGGGTGAGAGTGACCGTGTCCCCCCTGTCTGGGACCCCCACAGTGGGCAGTGGTGTTGGGGGTGTGGTGTGACCCTGTTCCCCCTCTCTGGGACCCCCGGGGAGCCGTGATGTGACCCTGCCCCACCCTGGGGCCCCCATGTCACCGGGAGCAGTCGCggcagggctggtgcagcagccaggagagggagctgcatgacagggacagcgacagggCCAgtggcagggccagggccaTCCGCGGGCACAGCTGTCCCCTTCGGTCACTGCTCACCCCTGAACCCTTCGGGGGTGATTTGCTCAAGGACACTGAGCGATGTCCCAACCCCCCTCGACTGCCCAAGGACACCTGTGACATCCCaaaccctggcactgccaccatgTGTGTGCTGAGTGTGCGAGCGCTCAGCAGatcccagctggggctgagggcagggtgggggggCTGAGGTGGTGACAGAGACCCTCCACTGCATCCCCTCACCAGGAATTTCCGCTTCTGCTTCCAGTGGCTGCCCTGGGCATTGGTGCTGCGGTGGGCTTCTGTCACAACGTGGATGAGCTCCCACTCCTCGGCGCTGGGGTTGGGGCGATGCTGCAGGGACTTGATCATCTCCTCCttccgccgccgctcccggttCTCCTCGATCAGTTTCCTCTTGGCTACCCGCTTGGAGTCATCCAGCACCACTGCCGGGACCCCCGGCATCAGCCCGGATCCCCCCAACCATGCACCCCATGGCTGCACCTCACAGTgacccccagcctcctcctgtggctgctccGGGCACCCCAACTCGTGCCATAGCACCAGGACCCCAACCCACCTCCCAAAAGCCCCCCCACTATCATCTGGGACCCCCCCTCATCAGCCAGAAGCCCAcattcctgcatcccaccccactgctgcaccccagcCTGGTCCTGCAGCTGATCTGGGTACCCCAACGTGCCCCACAGTGCCAGAACCCCCAACCTgcccccccgtgccccccaACTCACAGTCCATGGCCATGCCCACGGAGATGCACTTCTTGAAGcggcagagctggcactggtTGCGGGTGATCTTGTCGATGACGCAGCACCCATCGTATTTGCAGGAGTAGGTGGGGTGCAGGTTCTTCTGGATGGTCCGACGGAAAAATCCCTGGGGAGGGCGCAGGGGGTGACAGagtgagccctgctgagccccccTAAGCCCCCCAGgcccccctgccccagctcaccTTGCAGCCCTCGCAGGTGATGCAGCGGTAGTGGTAGCCGGTGGCCTTGTCCCCACACACCACACACTGTTCATCTTTGTCCAGGTAACTAGGGATGTACCCTGTGGAGACCCTCGAGTCAGAGACCCCCAGGGCACCCCGGGGCAGAGGCCCACCAAAGCAGGGACTCCTGGGGTGCTCCATGACAGGGATTCCCATTACAGAGACCCCCCCAGAGCACCCCACGACAGAAATTTCCATGTCAGGGgtccccagggcaccccaagTCAGTTACCATGACAGGGTAACCCCAAGGAACTACAAGTCAGGGACTCCAGGAGCACCCTGTACCAGTGACCCTCCCACATACCCCGTATCAGGGACCCCCCAGAAACCCTGAGTCAGGGACCTCTCTGCACGTCCTGTATCAGGGACCCCCCCAGAAACCCTGGGTCAGGGACCTCTCTGCACATCCTGTATCAGGGACCCCCCCCAGAAACCCTGCACACCCCACATCAGAGACCCttggcacctgcagcaccagggaccCCCCTTACACCCCAtgccagggatgcccagcatgccctcctctctctgtgcctcagtttcccctcagTCTGCACCCACCACTGTCTCCCCCACCACCACCCCTGCCCCGGCACGGGAAGGGTTAACGCTGGGGGTGTGTGGGGGGTGCCCGAGCCCCCCGCACCAATAAAGcccccattatcccattatccgGCTGGGGAGCGGCAGCGGGGGGGTCCCCGTCCCCCTGGCACACAAAGACCCACTGTCCCCGCCATTGTCCGGGGTCCCCCTGCCTGGCAGCCCGGGACCAGcccccctgcagagccccccaccctccccaccaccaccggctcagggaaactgaggcacggatCATCCACGATGCACGGGGGTGGCCCCCGACGTCTCCCCCAGCGGCCCACCCTCGTATTTTGGGTGGGCTGGAATTGAAAATCCCCGAGGGGTGGAGAGGTGAGGAGAGGGCTGGATCCTGGATCCCCCATATAGAGCACCCGTAATTCggggggtgtccccagcacccccacacGCACCCGGGATCCCCCAAACCCAGGCGTGGGGACCCCTGGAGCCCTCTGCAGGTGCCGGCTATGGGGGTCCCCGGGTGTCCCCTCCCTcagggagcggggctggcgcAGGGGACGGGCGGAGCTGGACGCCCGGGTTccccccgggcccccccgcTCCCGGTCCCGCCGGCGccggccgctccccgccgggGAATGGGGCAGGGCGGGGGGCAGCGCCCGCGGGGCCCCCCTTATCGCCCACCCCGCCCGACAGCACCGCCCCGAGCCACGGGGCGCCGGCGGGGACGGGGGGGACTGGGACCCCGGGAGACCCTGCAGGGGTTGGGGTGCGGGGGGCACATGGGAGTGGGGTATGCgcgggattttggggtgcctggAGACATGGGGACCTCGGGGTGACACACCGGGGTGTCCGTGGGACGCTGGCAACGACGTGGAGCTCCTGGGGTGCACACAGGGGACAAGGGGTGTCCGTGGGACTCTGGGGTTCATAGACGTAGGAATGCTGGGGTGCCCAAGGGCGACAAGGCGTGTCCATAGAATTTGGGGGACCCAGGTGACACATGGGGTGCTCAGGGGATCCTGGCAAGGACTCGGGACCCCCAGAGTGGCCACCAGGGAGACTTGCAGAGCCCGGCGAGCACGGGGTGCTCCGGGGGGGCCCAGCAGGGCCTTGGGGTGCCCGGGGGGTTCAGCGGGTGCCGCGGGTCCCCGTACCTGACATGCTGCTCTTCACCAAACATTGGCTGCTCTTTCTTTTGCGCTTCCCATCCAGCCACCTGCGGGAGTGggggggacaggctgggacgGTGCCCACGGATTCCCGCTgcccccccaaattcccaacagccccccaaaatccccctcgGACCCACTTCTCTGCTGGGAAGTGGGCAGCTCCCGCCCGGGGGTCCCAACGCGGCGATGTCACAGGTGGGGTCCGGTCCTGGGGTgcgggggcggggggaggaGAGGGGCCTGGGGATCCCCCCCACCCAGAACGCCCCTCCCGGGACCCCCCCCCGGGACACGGCACCGCCCCGGGGGGGCTGGGACCGAACTggggggggggaaggaggggaagggaaagggtggcgggtgggggaggggaagggaaagggtggggggtgggggtggggcGGGGGGaagggtgggggaggggcgggtGGGGGAGGGGCTCATTCACAGTCAAAGACAAAATGTCCTTTTGGCTGAGCGGGGAAGTGACGTCATCGGGGGCTCAGCCAATGGCGGGCGGCGGGGGTCCGCGCGCGCGCCCGTCCCCGCGGGGGGGGGGGCCCGAGGCCGCGGGGAGCGGCACCTGCGGGGGGGGCGGGGGAGCCCCCCGGGGACCCCACACCCCTCCCAGGGGGGCTCCAGCCCAAGGTGACCCCCGGGCAACCCCGAAATAGCCCGATGAAGGGGGGAAAGAGGGGCCCCCGCGGGGAGGGGCGGCTGGGAGAGGCACgagtggggtggggggggacaccatggggacatgTGGGcgtgggacacagggacacctgggcatGGACGCACCTGGTGACATGTGGAGTGCAGGGGGACACCCAGGACATGGGCACGTGTGGGGATACCCAGGACatcagggcacagggacacttggggacatgtggGGTACAGGGGACATCTGGGGTACGGGGATTCaaaggacatggggacactcaTGTTTGGAACATGCATGCGGACACATGGGGTGGAGGGGGACGCGGTGGGCACAGGGGTGCAGCGGtggggacacaagggacaccCAGGACACACGGGGCACGGACACATACATGACCACGCagggacacacggggacacagggaacaCCCAGGGCACGGCCACATACATGACCATGCAGGGTTGCATGGCGACACCCTGAGCACGAGGACACCAGCgacacagcaggcacagggacacaccagGCACGGGGATACAAGGGACACAGTGGGCACTGGGGTGCAGCAGGTatggggacacttggggacacacACAACGCTCGGACAcggagggcacagccaggtgcaGGCCACGCGGGGATGCGCAGGGACACGCCAAGCGCAGTGCCACAGTGTccccgtgctgggctgggggctcaccGGGTGTCCTCTGGCTCCGACAGCGGGTCCAGGGTGCTGGGCTTCTGTTCCATTCACCGCAATTCCATCAAGGAGCGCTCAGCACCGACCGAGGGGGCTCCGGCGCCACGCGGGGGCCACGGCGGGGGGGCCACGGCGGGGCGACcacggcggcggcggggccacGGCGGGGGGCTACGCCGCGCACCCCATGGTGCCCCTCAGTGCTCAGCACCGCGCAGCATCCCGGGCCGGACCCTGCGGGACAGCGGCGTCAGCACGGACCTCCGGAACGGGGAAAGAGGACCAGCCGTGCgggacacagaggggacccCCAGGGAGGGGTGTGGACCCATGGGGGAGCTGTGGCTACCGgggagggctgggtgtgagTGTGCAAGAACGTGCGGAGCGTGCAAGGGCGCCCAGGGCTGGGCAAGGGCATGAGGGACGTGCGAGAACACAAGGAGGGAGCGACGTGCAGGGTGTGTGCGACAGCAGCGGGGCTGGGCCAGAGGGCACAGCGGGGTGAAATGCACAGGTGTGCAAGCTGAGAGAGCATTAACGGACTGGAAGAGCGGGCACGGTTGTGGAAGAGCGTGCAGAGATGTACGGGAATATGCACAGGCGTGCAAGTGTGTGTACGGGTGTGCCACGCTGTGGGAGAGCATGCACGGGTGTGCAGGGCACGTGAGAGTGTGTGCACGGCTGTGCAAGAACGTGTACAGGTGTGTGTGAGAGCATGCAcaggtgtgcagggctgtggcagcatAGAAGGCATGTAAgagtgtgtgcagggctgtgcaagAGCATtcacaggtgtgtgcacaggcGTGTGCAGAGGTGTGTGCACAGGCGTGTGCAGAGGTGTGCAAGGCTGTGTGAGTGTGCACAGTGTGGGTGGGTGTGCAAAAGCACACCCGGAGGTGCAAGGCTGTGTGAGAACAtgcccagggctgtgagcatgcagcacagcacagggagctcccCCCGCCcttggggcagggctgggggggcccCCAAGAGGTGGGGGGAGCCCGTTGGGGAGGGGTGCAGAGGGCAGCCCCTCACCACCCAGGGAACCCCCTCGGATGCTGCACTCgggagccaggctgagccctgacGTGTTCATTGCACAGCTGAACCCCCAAATCTGGGGCAGACTTGGTGAGGGGGGCGACCTTGGGGTGAGGGGTGACTTATGGGGTAGGTGGCGACTTACGGGGTGGGAGGCACCGGGGGTCCAGGCGATCCCTCCTTTGCGAGCTCTGCTGTGGCAAAGACACGTTGTGGGGGTTCAGGGCACGGGCAGCACCGGGGGGCACCCCCCGACCCCCCCCCGTCCAGCACCCCGCGACGGGGACACTAAAGCACGACAGCGGTGGCACCCCCGGCTCCTCGTGCCCACCCCGTTCCACATCCCCATCACGACAGGATGGGGGGCCCTGCTCAAAGCCCCCCCGTGACCCCCCGGTGACCCTCCCGGCGCGGAGGGGTGTGAGGGGCGCGGGGGGCCCGCAGCCCGCgccggggggcgggggggcggcggcgggcgcggtgCCCAGCCCCGGGCTCCTCCGCTCCGCGCGGGGACAGCAGAAAGTAGGTCACGTTTGTCTTGGCCGCCACAGAAATTCCTCCGGCGGATTTAAAACGCGGCGGACGGGGCTGGAGGCCCCCCCCCCCATCCCGCCCCC belongs to Oenanthe melanoleuca isolate GR-GAL-2019-014 chromosome 27, OMel1.0, whole genome shotgun sequence and includes:
- the THRA gene encoding thyroid hormone receptor alpha; this encodes MEQKPSTLDPLSEPEDTRWLDGKRKRKSSQCLVKSSMSGYIPSYLDKDEQCVVCGDKATGYHYRCITCEGCKGFFRRTIQKNLHPTYSCKYDGCCVIDKITRNQCQLCRFKKCISVGMAMDLVLDDSKRVAKRKLIEENRERRRKEEMIKSLQHRPNPSAEEWELIHVVTEAHRSTNAQGSHWKQKRKFLPEDIGQSPMASMPDGDKVDLEAFSEFTKIITPAITRVVDFAKKLPMFSELPCEDQIILLKGCCMEIMSLRAAVRYDPESETLTLSGEMAVKREQLKNGGLGVVSDAIFDLGKSLSAFNLDDTEVALLQAVLLMSSDRTGLICVEKIEKCQETYLLAFEHYINYRKHNIPHFWPKLLMKVTDLRMIGACHASRFLHMKVECPTELFPPLFLEVFEDQEV